A genomic window from Anticarsia gemmatalis isolate Benzon Research Colony breed Stoneville strain chromosome 24, ilAntGemm2 primary, whole genome shotgun sequence includes:
- the LOC142983402 gene encoding macrophage mannose receptor 1-like, with protein sequence MKSLYIALILCLAASSIDAVSFRIDYVFTPHGYFKYHEIPATWKNARLQCQFEGAVLASPTTHDILKTMREYIIVPGQKIFTGIHSPFSDGNYHTVDGIPLSQSSFWHQWAKNEPDNVNGAEYCLAMDAEGKLSDVNCNVRRHYMCYRKYTNVDVNACGTPDPEYRYENRTQSCYKFHKVPRTFERANFACSAEGGHLVVINSGLESQVLAELFGKNQPGDMIGNFDKHRAFVGVTDWGEPDDWRTMHGQSIKEAGFASFATGQPSLSSLTQANCGTIDRNGLLNDYPCQKYIAFICEKDPKYPPVVDINVYNPRRLFGSLHCFGCIKILEKMKSYISIILIICLASSCLDALRFRCDYSYSPMGWFKYHKIPLVWKDARLQCHLEGGIMASPSSSSIKNTMMAPISEKKSIFTGIHATFSKGHFHTIDGLPLESFHHEWADNEPDNQNNAESCIAMDSEGKLSDVSCDVPRPYMCHRKLSSVDVSVCGTPDSEYHFESRTNKCYKFHTKPRTWERAHFACSAEGGHLAIINSAEESAVLRDIFGRYPGGKMLGNFWKDVAFIGFHNWGESTDWTTLEGQTIQEAGFTSFSGGEPNNATEGEYCGSIYRNGLMNDLWCTKHFAFICEKSPTYPPVCDISVSGNQVDENFGIS encoded by the exons ATGCTGTGTCATTTAGAATCGACTACGTGTTTACGCCGCATGGATACTTTAAGTATCATGAAATACCAGCAACTTGGAAGAACGCACGGCTACAATGTCAATTTGAAG GCGCTGTATTGGCTTCTCCTACTACACacgacattttaaaaacaatgcgGGAATATATTATAGTTCCAGGACAGAAAATCTTTACTGGAATCCATTCTCCCTTCTCTGATGGGAACTACCATACAGTCGATG GTATTCCCCTCTCTCAATCCTCATTTTGGCATCAATGGGCTAAGAATGAACCAGACAACGTGAATGGCGCTGAATATTGTCTCGCCATGGACGCTGAGGGAAAATTATCGGACGTGAACTGTAATGTACGTCGGCATTACATGTGCTATAGAAAATATACTAATGTAGATGTCAATGCTTGCGGAACGCCGGATCCAG AATATCGCTACGAGAATCGCACTCAATCATGTTATAAGTTCCACAAGGTACCTCGTACGTTTGAGCGAGCTAACTTCGCGTGTTCTGCTGAAGGCGGCCATCTTGTCGTCATTAACAGTGGTTTAGAATCACAAGTTCTCGCTGAGCTCTTCGGTAAGAATCAACCAGGAGATATGATTGGAAACTTTGACAAACATCGCGCTTTTGTCGGTGTGACTGACTGGGGTGAACCAGACGACTGGAGAACTATGCACg GTCAATCAATTAAGGAAGCAGGCTTTGCATCGTTTGCCACGGGGCAACCTTCCCTTTCGTCACTGACACAAGCTAACTGTGGAACAATTGATCGCAATGGATTACTGAACGATTATCCGTGTCAGAaatatattgcatttatttgtGAGAAGGATCCAAAATATCCACCGGTCGTCGATATTAATGTGTATAATCCACGTCGACTT TTTGGAAGTCTTCATTGTTTCGGCTGCATcaaaattttggaaaaaatgAAGTcatatataagtattattttaataatttgtttggcGTCTTCATGCTTGG ATGCCTTGAGATTTAGATGTGACTACTCGTACAGTCCAATGGGATGGTTCAAGTACCATAAAATACCGTTAGTATGGAAAGACGCTCGTCTGCAATGTCATTTAGAAG GTGGCATAATGGCTTCTCCCTCTTCGTCTTCAATTAAAAACACAATGATGGCACCAATCAGTGAAAAAAAGAGTATCTTTACTGGTATTCACGCCACTTTCTCTAAAGGACACTTCCATACTATTGATG GTCTTCCCCTAGAATCGTTCCATCATGAATGGGCTGACAATGAACCAGACAATCAGAATAACGCTGAAAGTTGTATCGCTATGGACTCTGAAGGAAAATTGTCAGACGTGAGCTGTGATGTACCTCGCCCATACATGTGCCATAGGAAGTTATCTTCTGTTGATGTTAGTGTGTGCGGCACTCCTGATTCag AATACCATTTCGAGAGTCGTACAAACAAATGTTACAAGTTCCACACGAAACCCCGAACATGGGAGCGAGCTCACTTCGCGTGTTCTGCTGAAGGCGGTCATCTTGCCATTATAAACAGTGCAGAGGAATCAGCTGTTCTCCGTGACATCTTCGGTCGCTATCCTGGAGGAAAAATGCTTGGAAATTTCTGGAAAGACGTTGCTTTCATCGGTTTCCACAACTGGGGAGAAAGTACTGATTGGACGACGCTTGAAG GTCAAACAATCCAGGAAGCTGGTTTCACCTCGTTTTCTGGTGGAGAACCTAACAATGCTACTGAGGGAGAGTACTGTGGGTCCATTTATCGCAATGGATTGATGAACGACCTGTGGTGTACAAAACACTTCGCTTTTATCTGTGAAAAGAGTCCTACCTACCCTCCTGTGTGCGACATTTCTGTATCAGGAAACCAAGTTGATGAGAATTTTGGTATTTCGTAA
- the LOC142983722 gene encoding uncharacterized protein LOC142983722, which yields MNTTWKYFIFVFTFIYATDGEKFRCDYFYSHFAQAWFKYHVVPLTWQDARLMCHLQGAILASPTTREIKTVMANYSGVHEIFTGFHSTFSKGNYYTVDGIPLDEVPHEWADYNPSNSHDKQDCLIINSLGQLSDVDCSFPRPFMCYKKKVDAVNVCGTPDPEYRLDSRTNKCYKFHTVPRQFKRAHFACSAEGGHLAIINSDEEAKVLRELFAKYPAHTMIGNFWKDVAFIGFHDWDEHGDWRTIHGQTLQEAGYAKFSPGEPNNSTAGEYCGSIYRTALLNDLWCEKHFAFICEKRPDFPAVCSNEKPFDPIDPRAFEVSENEEQGSSNDTTLDENDS from the exons ATGAATACTACTTGGAAGTATTTCATTTTtgtgtttacttttatttatgcTACAG ATGGTGAAAAGTTTCGATGTGACTACTTTTACTCGCACTTTGCCCAAGCGTGGTTTAAGTACCACGTGGTACCGCTGACGTGGCAAGATGCACGGTTGATGTGCCATCTTCAAG GGGCAATATTAGCATCTCCTACGACCAGAGAAATCAAAACTGTGATGGCAAATTATAGCGGTGTTCATGAAATATTTACCGGTTTTCATTCAACGTTCTCTAAAGGGAATTATTACACTGTAGACG GTATACCCCTAGATGAAGTTCCTCACGAATGGGCAGATTATAACCCCAGCAATTCACATGACAAACAAGACTGCCTCATTATAAATTCTTTAGGCCAACTGTCTGATGTGGACTGTAGTTTCCCTCGTCCCTTCATGTGTTACAAGAAAAAAGTTGACGCAGTAAACGTGTGTGGTACTCCAGATCCTG AGTATCGACTTGACAGCAGAACAAACAAATGCTACAAGTTCCACACAGTACCTCGTCAATTCAAACGGGCTCACTTCGCGTGTTCCGCTGAAGGCGGCCATCTTGCTATTATAAACAGTGACGAAGAAGCAAAGGTACTTCGTGAACTGTTCGCCAAGTACCCAGCACACACAATGATTGGAAACTTCTGGAAAGATGTCGCTTTTATTGGATTCCATGATTGGGATGAACATGGTGATTGGAGAACCATTCATG GTCAAACTCTTCAGGAAGCTGGTTACGCCAAATTTTCCCCTGGAGAACCAAATAATTCTACGGCAGGAGAGTACTGCGGATCAATTTACAGGACTGCTTTACTAAACGACTTGTGGTGTGAAAAACATTTCGCGTTTATTTGCGAGAAAAGACCCGATTTTCCCGCCGTTTGTTCAAATGAAAAACCTTTCGATCCCATCGATCCAAGGGCATTTGAAGTCAGTGAGAATGAAGAACAAGGATCATCAAACGATACAACTTTGGATGAAAATGATTCGTAA
- the LOC142983659 gene encoding C-type lectin domain family 4 member E-like, with translation MYLLRCMLVLLLGLMYQTDAQKFRCDYRYCNYAKAWFKYHEIPATWYDARLMCQLEGAILAAPTSPEIRGTMAKSTGSMNIFTGFHASISKGKYYTVDGIPLESTYHEWVKFEPNNVNNLESCITMNNNGQISDQNCDTPHPYICYKKSVGEVNICGTEDPEYQIASRTNKCYKFHTVPRNFSRANFACSAEGGHLAIINSQEEAAVLRDIFAKYPAYKMVGNFWKDVAFVGFFDWGEHGDWRTIHGQTLTEAGYDKFSPGEPTNATTGEYCGSIYRTALFNDLWCQNHYAFICEKKPDYPPLCDYTKHLRIDLNRTDIEDINLKNH, from the exons atgtatttattacgaTGTATGTTGGTGCTCTTACTTGGCCTCATGTATCAAACTG ATGCACAAAAATTCCGATGTGACTACAGATACTGCAACTACGCTAAGGCGTGGTTTAAATACCATGAAATACCTGCGACGTGGTACGATGCTCGTTTGATGTGTCAACTAGaag GAGCCATTTTAGCTGCACCCACGTCACCTGAGATCAGAGGAACTATGGCAAAATCCACTGGATCGATGAACATTTTCACAGGTTTTCATGCTTCTATTtctaaaggaaaatattatactgTAGACG gTATACCCCTTGAGTCTACATACCATGAATGGGTGAAATTTGAACCCAACAATGTTAATAATCTAGAAAGTTGCATCACTATGAACAATAATGGACAAATTAGTGATCAAAATTGTGACACGCCACATCCTTATATTTGCTATAAGAAGTCCGTTGGAGAAGTCAATATTTGTGGTACTGAAGATCCAG AATACCAGATAGCAAGTAGAACAAACAAATGCTACAAATTCCATACAGTACCTCGCAATTTCTCTCGAGCTAACTTCGCGTGTTCTGCTGAAGGCGGCCATCTTGCCATCATAAACAGTCAAGAAGAAGCAGCAGTTCTTCGTGATATATTCGCTAAATATCCAGCGTACAAAATGGTTGGAAACTTCTGGAAAGATGTTGCTTTTGTCGGCTTCTTTGATTGGGGAGAACACGGTGATTGGAGAACGATTCatg GTCAAACGTTGACTGAAGCTGGTTACGACAAGTTCTCTCCTGGTGAACCGACTAACGCAACGACGGGAGAATACTGCGGCTCCATATATCGCACTGCCCTATTCAATGATTTATGGTGTCAGAATCACTACGCGTTTATTTGCGAGAAAAAACCTGACTACCCTCCGCTTTGTGACTATACAAAGCATTTGAGAATTGACCTGAATAGGACTGATATTGAGGatatcaatttgaaaaatcattaa
- the LOC142983660 gene encoding C-type mannose receptor 2-like, whose amino-acid sequence MEKNMKCLILLCFCVYHLDAVRFRCDYNYHRSGWFKLHVIPSNWIEARWMCQLEGGILASPTTDEIRATMQNYTKSAVFTGLAAFSRGHFRTIDGIKLDEIPHKWAPYEPDNVKNDESCIAMNKKGEFSDERCDVPLPFICYRADSNVDVNECGTPDSAYHFEERTNKCYKFHTKPRNFEQADFVCSAEGGRLAIVNSDKEAEIIRDLYAQYPNEKMLGNFYKDRILLGFYKVSDKHGSDWMTMDGKYLEDSGFMRFAPGEPSSESTENCGSMLRSGLLNDTPCHMVGPFVCEKRPNYPPVCEAQYNGEYLKDATNLPSIKSIY is encoded by the exons ATggagaaaaatatgaaatgtttaattttactttgtttttgtgtttatcaTTTGG atgCTGTAAGATTCAGATGTGATTACAATTATCATAGATCGGGTTGGTTCAAACTCCATGTGATACCGTCGAATTGGATCGAAGCTCGGTGGATGTGCCAGTTAGAAG GAGGTATCCTAGCGTCTCCGACAACAGATGAAATTAGAGCAACTATGCAGAACTATACTAAATCTGCCGTATTTACCGGTCTGGCTGCTTTTTCAAGAGGACACTTTCGTACTATTGAtg GTATAAAACTGGATGAAATCCCTCACAAATGGGCTCCGTACGAGCCTGATAATGTTAAAAACGATGAAAGTTGTATCGCGATGAACAAAAAAGGCGAGTTTTCGGATGAAAGGTGTGATGTCCCTTTACCTTTCATCTGCTACAGAGCTGACTCCAACGTGGATGTTAATGAATGTGGTACACCAGACTCAG CATATCACTTCGAAGAGCGCACGAACAAATGTTACAAGTTCCACACTAAGCCAAGAAACTTCGAACAAGCCGACTTCGTTTGTTCGGCTGAAGGTGGACGTCTTGCCATCGTAAACAGCGATAAAGAAGCAGAAATTATACGTGATTTATATGCACAGTATCCGAACGAAAAAATGCTGGGAAATTTCTATAAAGACCGCATTCTTCTTGGTTTTTACAAAGTCAGTGACAAACATGGATCTGATTGGATGACGATGGATG GTAAATATCTCGAAGACTCCGGCTTCATGAGATTCGCTCCAGGAGAGCCAAGCAGTGAGAGCACGGAAAACTGTGGTTCAATGCTGCGTTCTGGGCTATTAAACGATACTCCTTGCCACATGGTCGGTCCATTTGTATGTGAAAAGAGACCAAACTATCCACCAGTCTGCGAGGCTCAATATAATGGAGAGTATTTAAAAGACGCGACTAATTTGCCTtcaattaaatctatttattaa
- the LOC142983518 gene encoding macrophage mannose receptor 1-like, with the protein MSIKVNCLILLCFGVACLDAVKFRCDYDFHESGWYKYHKIPALLVDARWMCQFEGGILASPTTDEIRKTMQSYTQSSVLTGMYALSHGHFRSIDGIKLDEMKHNWAPNEPDNHKNVERCMSMNANGQISDVTCEVPLPYICFRANSSVDVNECGTPDSAYHFEKRTNKCYKFHTKPRSYEYADFVCSAEGGRIVSINSTEEAEIIRQLYAQYPNERMIGNFYKDRILVGFYKESYKFGADWKTQNGKYLEESGFSKFAPGEPSSESTENCGSMMRSGLLNDTPCDMAAPFVCEKTPNYPPVCDAEIKRYTFKEPATEYPIDLRYLSKGQL; encoded by the exons ATGTCGATTaaagtaaattgtttaattttgctGTGTTTTGGTGTTGCGTGTCTTG atGCGGTAAAATTCAGATGCGATTATGACTTCCACGAATCAGGATGGTATAAGTATCATAAAATACCTGCACTTTTAGTGGACGCTAGATGGATGTGTCAGTTTGAAG GTGGTATCTTAGCATCTCCGACAACAGATGAGATTAGAAAAACTATGCAGAGCTATACACAGTCTTCGGTGCTAACGGGGATGTATGCTTTATCACATGGCCACTTTCGTTCTATTGATG GGATAAAACTGGATGAAATGAAACACAATTGGGCTCCAAATGAACCTGACAATCACAAAAATGTAGAAAGGTGTATGTCTATGAATGCCAACGGTCAGATATCAGATGTGACTTGCGAAGTTCCTCTCCCTTACATCTGCTTCAGAGCTAATTCGAGCGTCGACGTTAACGAATGTGGTACACCAGATTCAG catATCACTTCGAAAAACGTACGAACAAATGTTACAAGTTCCACACGAAGCCAAGATCGTATGAATATGCCGATTTCGTTTGTTCGGCTGAAGGTGGAAGAATTGTGAGCATCAACAGCACTGAAGAAGCGGAAATTATTCGTCAACTATACGCACAGTACCCCAATGAAAGAATGATCGGAAATTTCTATAAAGACCGTATTTTAGTCGGTTTTTACAAAGAGAGCTATAAGTTTGGCGCAGATTGGAAGACACAAAAtg GTAAATATCTGGAAGAATCTGGTTTTTCGAAATTCGCTCCAGGAGAGCCGAGCAGTGAGAGCACAGAAAATTGTGGTTCAATGATGCGTTCTGGGTTACTTAATGATACTCCTTGCGACATGGCCGCTCCATTCGTTTGCGAGAAGACACCAAACTACCCACCAGTCTGCGATGCTGAGATAAAAAGATATACTTTCAAAGAACCAGCGACTGAATATCCAATAGATTTACGTTATTTATCCAAAGGACAGCTTTAa
- the LOC142983519 gene encoding C-type mannose receptor 2-like, translated as MKNRLTYLFLFFCFFLTWTETRSIFVDNIKFRCDYTYCRNCKGWMKYHTIPATFENARLRCDLEGAILASPTTPQLKAVMMQTISNSDILTGIHATFSEGDFTTIDGIPLAKIPHNWAKKSRKYSIFSTGLSDFGNCTILNSKGLLDDVSCDTKLPFMCFRGKIEEINACGTPDNEYHMDNKTQTCYKFHVVPKTFSKAQMACSAEGGHLAIINSEAEAEIMRNLFIRHPPEMVIGNFPKNVAFIGITDWNQHGDLRTIHGQTLSDAGYDKFAPNEPNNSTTTEFCGAVDSSGLLYDVKCDDYYPFICEKKPEFPPVCGMF; from the exons aTGAAGAACAGATTAAcgtatttatttctgtttttttgtttcttccTCACTTGGACTGAAACTCGAAGCATTTTTGTCG ATAACATAAAATTTCGATGTGACTACACATACTGCAGAAACTGTAAAGGATGGATGAAGTATCACACGATCCCGGCGACCTTTGAAAATGCTCGCTTAAGATGTGATTTAGAAG GCGCCATCCTGGCTTCTCCAACGACACCCCAACTAAAAGCTGTGATGATGCAGACAATATCTAATTCCGATATACTAACTGGAATTCATGCTACGTTTTCTGAAGGAGATTTTACAACGATTGATG gtaTCCCACTAGCTAAAATACCACATAATTGGGCAAAAAAATCAAggaaatattcaatattttcaacTGGTTTGTCAGATTTTGGTAACTGCACAATTTTGAACAGCAAAGGGCTTTTAGACGATGTCTCCTGTGATACCAAGCTACCATTTATGTGTTTTAGAGGGAAAATTGAGGAAATCAATGCGTGCGGTACCCCAGATAatg AGTATCATATGGACAACAAAACACAGACTTGTTACAAATTCCACGTGGTACCAAAAACATTTAGTAAAGCACAAATGGCATGTTCCGCTGAAGGCGGCCATCTTGCTATTATAAATAGTGAAGCAGAAGCCGAAATTAtgcgtaatttatttattagacatcCACCTGAAATGGTTATTGGAAACTTTCCCAAAAATGTAGCCTTCATTGGAATCACAGATTGGAACCAGCATGGAGATTTGAGGACTATTCATG GGCAAACCCTTTCAGACGCAGGGTATGACAAGTTTGCCCCAAATGAGCCAAACAATTCTACGACGACGGAATTTTGTGGTGCTGTAGACAGTAGTGGATTGCTATACGACGTAAAATGTGATGATTATTACCCCTTTATCTGTGAGAAGAAACCAGAGTTTCCACCGGTTTGTGGTATGTTTTAG